A region of the Haemophilus parainfluenzae genome:
GAAAGAAATCAAGCGATTGTTCTCTTAGTTAAATTAACAAAAATCCCTTAGCGAAGGCTGAGGGATTTTTTTAGAAAGTCACTTATTCATCAATATTTTCTAATGATTTCTTTAATTCATTAAATTCATTTTCATACATTTTTTTATGTTCTTCAGATAATAATGTGAAAGAATCATAAATGAATTGCTTTTGTTTAACTAAGTATTGATATAGTCCCTTAGATAAAGAGGAGTCATTCATACTTTTTATTTGGTTTAGCTTTTCAAGCACAATATCTATGAGATCTTTAGTGTTTTTAGGTTTTACAAACTCAGTAATTGATCCTAGTCGTTTAGCTCTATATATATAGAAATAGCTGTCATATAGTGCATAGCTTGAAATATAGGGAGCTAGATTAAAGCTCCAATCTAAATCTTCATGGTTTTTTCCTTTTGGAAAAAAGAGTTGATTATCTATGATGATTTTTCTTTTGACGACCTTATTACATGCGGAAGGTCTAAATATGTTTCTGCTAGTTAAAGTATAAAAGTCAGCAATATAATCGCCTGTTAGCCCCTCTTTAGAAATTGGGTAATATTCTTTTTTGTTATCTTTGTATCTGAATGTGAGATCATAAATAATAAGATCAGGATTTTCTTCTGAAATCTTAGCAAGATCAGAAAGAATACTTGTTCCTTCCCAATAATCATCACTATCTAAAAACATTAAGTATTCACCACGGGCAAGTTTAATACCCGCATTTCTTGCATCGGAAAGCCCACCATTGACTTTACGGATAAATACAATGTTATGGTGTTGTTTAGCATATTTAGTGCAAATATCGATAGAATTATCTGGTGAACCATCATCAACTAAAATCAGTTCATAATTCTGATAATTTTGTGCTAAGACAGATTCAATACATTGCTCAAGGTAACGTTCAACATTATAAATTGGCACAATGATGCTAAACAGTGGGTTTTCGATCTTGTCTTGTGGTTTTTGGTTTGGATTTTCGCCTAATAGATAACAAGCTTGAGCAATATTTTGAGGTTCATGGAATGCAGTGAATTGATCTGCAAGCCAGTAGGGTTTTGTTTCACTTAAAAGTGCGGTCAATTTTTTTGCGACATTTTTGCGGATGAGATAAAGCGAACAACCATAGTTGTATTGGTTAATATCGCCATAAATTAAAGCATAAGGCTCATCACCTATTTGAAATAAACGCTCTCCAGAACGACCCTCACCATCATGTTGCAATTTGATAATTCCGTAAGAGGAATATTTATTGGCATAATGGATAGCATGCTGAATGAAGTTTTCAACAGGTTGTATTTTACTTTCACCAATTAAAGCAAAATCATTATCTTGTAACTGTTCATTTTCAGCAATGGCTTTCCAGCACTGAATATGAGATAGCGTGTGGGCGATTTCTTTGTTATTGGGCGTGCGATCAAGTATTTCTTCAGCTTTCTTTAAATTAAATAAGGCTGAAGAATTACCGAGTAAGCTAACCTGTTCTTTAGTTACTGCAGGAACAGGTACAACATGAGAGTCAGAGGTGCATTGTAAAAAATGACTCAGTCCCTCTATTTTTTCAGAAGCATAAATCACATAACAGGTTAGTTTTTCCATCGTTTTAATTACCCTTTATTTTTCGCAGTAGTCGATTTTAACGCCATATACCCCACAATCGCAGAAACAGTAGAACCTA
Encoded here:
- a CDS encoding glycosyltransferase family 2 protein; its protein translation is MEKLTCYVIYASEKIEGLSHFLQCTSDSHVVPVPAVTKEQVSLLGNSSALFNLKKAEEILDRTPNNKEIAHTLSHIQCWKAIAENEQLQDNDFALIGESKIQPVENFIQHAIHYANKYSSYGIIKLQHDGEGRSGERLFQIGDEPYALIYGDINQYNYGCSLYLIRKNVAKKLTALLSETKPYWLADQFTAFHEPQNIAQACYLLGENPNQKPQDKIENPLFSIIVPIYNVERYLEQCIESVLAQNYQNYELILVDDGSPDNSIDICTKYAKQHHNIVFIRKVNGGLSDARNAGIKLARGEYLMFLDSDDYWEGTSILSDLAKISEENPDLIIYDLTFRYKDNKKEYYPISKEGLTGDYIADFYTLTSRNIFRPSACNKVVKRKIIIDNQLFFPKGKNHEDLDWSFNLAPYISSYALYDSYFYIYRAKRLGSITEFVKPKNTKDLIDIVLEKLNQIKSMNDSSLSKGLYQYLVKQKQFIYDSFTLLSEEHKKMYENEFNELKKSLENIDE